A window of the Anoplopoma fimbria isolate UVic2021 breed Golden Eagle Sablefish chromosome 17, Afim_UVic_2022, whole genome shotgun sequence genome harbors these coding sequences:
- the LOC129106427 gene encoding acidic leucine-rich nuclear phosphoprotein 32 family member B-like, whose amino-acid sequence MGKKSKAALLVSKSCYKAAFKMLWSAKGARKPMMEFWSKQLKEEMKVLARQTDNPFHQKVSNRKPLSSFPWRRCLSWAQDKAPLVTTCLTSLFPDINALSKSSHSQMSEDQAQTLLMRRAVVALSIPLFTRNIWKNNFLQAALGAELRQQGCSGSALDALNTMGLCQNKDTVRLLLQRLRNGKKTQTLNGRQRMKIKLEDMTEMDAGAIEEEEEEEEDEEEAAAAAAEEEEEDDDDEEEEEEEEEEEEEEEEVDEMEMAVEELEVEQEEVQDAVQEQEEEEEEEEVVAIKADIEKRRRKKKAKKEKRKERGKRKVKERGEVKEESDEESEQKKRRVVVVRLGLLKGHSEVGRSDLSAP is encoded by the exons ATGGGGAAGAAGAGCAAAGCGGCGCTGCTGGTGAGCAAGTCCTGCTACAAGGCCGCTTTCAAAATGCTCTGGTCCGCTAAAGGCGCCCGCAAGCCCATGATGGAGTTCTGGAGCAAACAGCtgaaagaggag ATGAAGGTGCTGGCGCGGCAGACGGACAATCCCTTCCATCAGAAAGTGTCGAACAGAAAGCCGCTGTCGTCGTTCCCCTGGCGGCGCTGCCTGAGCTGGGCCCAGGACAAAGCTCCACTCGTCACCACCTGCCTCACCTCGCTGTTCCCCGACATCAACGCTCTTTCCAAGAGCAGCCA caGCCAGATGTCGGAGGACCAGGCCCAGACGCTGCTGATGCGCCGGGCCGTGGTGGCGCTCTCCATCCCGCTCTTCACCAGGAACATCTGGAAGAACAACTTCCTGCAGGCCGCTCTGGGGGCGGAGCTCCGCCAGCAGGGCTGCTCCGGCTCTGCTCTGGACGCCCTCAACACCATGGGACTGTGTCAGAACAAAGACACCGTCCGGTTACTGCTGCAGAGGCTCCGAAACGGCAAGAAGACT CAAACACTGAACGGACGACAGAGGATGAAGATTAAACTGGAGGATATGACAGAAATGGATGCAGGGGCtatcgaggaggaggaggaggaagaagaagatgaggaggaagcagcagcagcagcagcagaagaagaagaagaagacgacgacgacgaggaggaggaggaggaggaggaggaagaagaagaagaagaagaagaagtagatgAAATGGAGATGGCGGTGGAGGAGTTAGAAGTGGAACAGGAAGAAGTGCAGGACGCAGTgcaggagcaggaagaggaggaagaggaggaggaagtagtGGCGATAAAGGCAGACatagagaagaggaggaggaagaagaaggcaaagaaggagaagaggaaggagagggggaaacGAAAGGtgaaggagaggggagaggtgAAGGAAGAGTCTGATGAAGAGTCTGAGCAGAAGAAGAggcgggtggtggtggtgaggcTCGGCCTGCTGAAGGGTCACTCAGAAGTTGGACGATCCGACCTTTCAGCTCCTTAA
- the pdhb gene encoding pyruvate dehydrogenase E1 component subunit beta, mitochondrial, with protein sequence MAASVRCVLLSGKNALSALGRRGFHQSAPASAQMMVRDALNQAMDEELERDERVFLLGEEVAQYDGAYKVSRGLWKKYGDKRIIDTPITEMGFTGIAVGAAMAGLRPICEFMTFNFSMQAIDQVINSAAKTYYMSAGRQTVPIVFRGPNGASAGVAAQHSQCFAAWYAHCPGLKVVSPWSAEDAKGLLKSAIRDDNPVVFLENELMYGVPFEMSEESQSKDFTIPIGKAKIERQGTHVSLVTHSRYVSHCLDAAVVLAKEGIECEVVNLRTIRPLDVETIEASVMKTNHLVTVEGGWPQFGVGAEICAMIMEGPAFNYLDAPATRVTGVDIPMPYAKILEDNSLPQIKDIIFSVKKTLNI encoded by the exons ATGGCGGCCTCCGTAAGATGCGTTCTGCTCTCAGGAAAA AATGCCCTGTCGGCTCTCGGGCGGCGGGGGTTTCACCAGAGTGCTCCTGCCTCTGCACAG atgATGGTCCGTGATGCCTTGAACCAGGCGATGGacgaggagctggagagggacGAGCGGGTCTTCCTGTTGGGAGAGGAGGTGGCCCAGTACGACGGAGCCTACAAG gtgAGCCGGGGTCTGTGGAAGAAGTACGGAGACAAACGCATCATCGACACTCCGATCACAGAG ATGGGCTTTACCGGTATTGCAGTTGGAGCTGCCATG GCTGGCCTGAGACCCATCTGTGAGTTCATGACCTTTAACTTCTCCATGCAAGCCATCGACCAGGTCATCAACTCTGCAGCAAAGACCTACTACATGTCCGCCGGTCGGCAGACGGTGCCCATCGTCTTCAGAGGGCCCAACGGAGCGTCGGCGGGCGTCGCCGCACAGCACTCGCAGTGCTTCGCTGCATG GTACGCTCACTGTCCAggtctgaaggtcgtgagtccGTGGAGCGCAGAAGATGCCAAAGGTCTCCTGAAATCAGCCATCAGAGACGACAACCCTG TGGTGTTCCTGGAGAACGAGCTGATGTACGGCGTTCCCTTCGAGATGTCAGAGGAGTCACAGTCAAAAGACTTCACCATTCCCATCGGCAAGGCCAAGATCGAGAGACAAG GGACTCATGTCTCTTTGGTCACTCACTCTCGGTACGTCAGTCACTGCCTGGATGCCGCCGTCGTCCTCGCCAAGGAGGGAATCGAGTGCGAG gTGGTCAACCTGCGGACCATCCGTCCCCTGGACGTGGAGACCATTGAGGCCAGCGTGATGAAGACTAACCACCTGGTGACAGTGGAGGGCGGCTGGCCTCAGTTTGGCGTTGGAGCTGAGATCTGTGCCATGATCATGGAAG gtccAGCCTTCAACTACCTGGACGCTCCGGCCACCAGGGTGACGGGCGTCGACATCCCCATGCCGTACGCCAAAATCCTGGAGGACAACAGCCTGCCGCAGATCAAAGACATCATCTTCTCTGTGAAAAAGACCCTCAatatctga
- the LOC129106396 gene encoding alpha-tectorin-like → MPRLLLYLTAVLHFSTCGSTDLCNGDYQCTLCTVTGPTLIDIHGRINSIQDRCAYSLMNTMSIPDIQVHATFQERRRQDVSFLDRVILSLDDPGVHINLEQGGIVLLGSTPMTLNATAQLVHGVELSKDQTGVTAKMSHLNYTMTVFFDGYTAQIHIKGPSGQAATVGGLCGNSSTSFADLRLSAYSESGCEEEYEDTGNITAHYNMTERCELINKEDFTACHSIIAPEPYSTACLITLSTYPDVDGLYCQFVQAYTRACNLHINDNLDGWRSKTNCYPRAFCQDRFCSTHEFCGEDSNGNGTRCHCRAIFASPYISEDALGDDMVCIGTSRLVTLVGCLLEEKGISYTDVHLYDKSCVGEMDNVTHMVTLSFDTKTNPCGAMIRMNDNSDVINKNAVMLETTSEEMIDLTCPFVYPDFTIDFSVNIKVKSGSSSSTSVAYVTTGVWNYTLTMNAYTNADRTQAVKLDTQLHLNQMIWFELKAYGLDEKKVSLVTNSCFATSEPSPDADLTYNIINNGCANPSDGTVTMSGNGQGTSNYFAFGMFQFAGKTGDVYLHCRLNVCLNDDNNTCIPSCTNHARKRRSMVSKYKDETPAIIIMAWSS, encoded by the exons ATGCCTCGCTTGCTGCTCTACCTCACTGCCGTTCTCCATTTTAGTACCTGTGGCTCCACGGATCTTTGCAACGGAGACTATCA gtgCACCCTGTGCACTGTGACCGGCCCCACCCTCATCGATATCCACGGCCGGATTAACTCTATCCAGGATCGCTGTGCGTACTCCCTGATGAACACCATGTCAATCCCAGATATCCAGGTTCATGCAACATTCCAGGAGCGACGGCGTCAAGATGTTAGCTTTTTGGACCGTGTGATCCTGTCTCTGGACGATCCAGGTGTTCATATTAATCTGGAACAAGGCGGGATAGTTCTG CTGGGCAGCACACCAATGACGCTCAACGCCACGGCTCAGTTGGTTCACGGTGTGGAGCTCTCTAAGGACCAGACCGGAGTGACCGCCAAGATGTCCCACTTGAACTACACGATGACGGTCTTCTTTGATGGCTACACTGCACAGATACACATTAAAG GACCGAGTGGACAAGCTGCAACTGTGGGAGGTTTATGTGGCAACTCCAGCACGTCTTTCGCAGACTTGAGGCTCTCTGCTTACAGTGAATCCGG CTGTGAAGAGGAGTATGAGGACACCGGCAACATCACGGCCCACTACAACATGACTGAACG CTGTGAGCTCATAAACAAGGAGGATTTCACTGCCTGTCACAGCATCATTGCCCCAGAGCCCTACTCGACCGCCTGCTTGATCACTTTGAGCACATATCCTGACGTGGACGGTCTCTACTGTCAGTTTGTGCAGGCCTACACCAGAGCCTGCAACTTGCACATCAATGACAATCTGGACGGCTGGAGGTCAAAGACCAACTGTT aCCCTCGGGCCTTCTGTCAGGACCGGTTCTGCAGCACTCATGAGTTCTGCGGTGAGGACAGCAACGGCAATGGAACCCGTTGTCACTGTCGGGCCATATTTGCCTCCCCGTACATATCCGAAGACGCTTTGG GTGACGATATGGTCTGTATTGGGACCTCTCGGTTGGTTACTCTAGTTGGCTGTCTGCTGGAGGAAAAAGGCATCAGCTACACTGACGTACACCTCTACGACAAGTCGTGCGTAGGTGAGATGGACAACGTGACCCACATGGTGACCTTGAGCTTTGACACCAAGACCAACCCCTGTGGGGCGATGATTAGG ATGAACGACAACAGCGACGTTATCAACAAGAATGCCGTCATGCTGGAGACCACCAGTGAGGAAATGATTGACCTTACATGTCCATTCGTTTACCCAGATTTTACCATTGATTTCTCAGTGAACATCAAAGTCAAAAGTGGCTCCAGCAGCAG CACATCGGTGGCGTACGTCACCACCGGAGTTTGGAACTACACTCTGACCATGAATGCCTACACCAACGCCGACCGCACTCAGGCGGTGAAACTGGACACCCAGCTCCACCTGAACCAGATGATCTGGTTTGAGCTGAAGGCGTACGGACTGGATGAGAAAAAGGTTTCTCTGGTGACCAACTCCTGCTTTGCAACCAGCGAACCATCACCCGATGCAGATCTAACTTACAACATCATCAATAATGg CTGTGCGAACCCCTCTGACGGAACTGTGACGATGAGCGGCAACGGACAGGGAACATCCAACTACTTCGCCTTCGGCATGTTTCAGTTCGCCGGGAAAACTGGAGACGTCTACCTTCACTGCAGACTGAACGTGTGCTTAAACGACGACAACAACACCTGCATCCCC AGCTGCACCAACCACGCGAGGAAACGCAGATCGATGGTGTCTAAATACAAAGATGAAACTCcagccatcatcatcatggccTGGAGCTCTTAG